From Marinifilum sp. JC120:
TTTTACGCTGCCGCTCTTTCCCTTAACCTTACCGTAAACGCTCATGGCAGTGCTAACCATGGAAGCGACATTACCGGCCTCGGCAGGAAGGATCAGAGTTGTTGATTCACGGGCCAGACCTTCGAAAGCTTCCACGTAACGTTCAGCCACCCTGAGCGATGCTGCATCTGCTCCGCCTGATGTATTCAGGGTTGCACCAACGGTATGCAAGGCCTTGGCTGTGGCATCAGCGACCGTGGTTATGGCTTCAGCTTTACCTCTAGCTTCGTTCATGAGCCTTTCACGCTCACCCTCACTTTTAAGGACTTCATCAAGCTTTGCCGCCTCAGCCTTATTAATTGTGGCCTGCTTTTCACCTTCACTGCGGGCAATGTCCGCGCGCTTCTTGCGTTCGGCAATCATCTGGGTTTCCATGGCCGCCTTCACGCTTTCAGGCGGGGTGATGTCCTTGATTTCATACCGTAAAACCTTAATTCCCCAAGAAGTTGCGGCGGCGTCAATAGCCTCAACAACCTGCGCATTAATAGAATCACGTTCTTCAAAGGTCTTATCCAATGCAAGTTTACCAACGCAGGAACGAAGTGCTGTCTGAGCCAGCTGAGATGCTGCAAACCGATAATTGTCAATCCCATAAGCCGCGGCCTTGGAATCCTGAACTTCTATAAAGATGAGACCGTCCACCACGACACTTACGTTATCACTGGTGATACAGGTTTGCGGCAAAGTATCGAGAGCTTCTTCCTTAAGCGAAAATTCGTATGCCACTCGGTCGATAAATGGAAAAAGAACATGAAATCCAGCCCCGAGAGTAACCCGATACTTACCGAGTCGTTCCACGATGGCCTCTGTCTTCTGGGGAACGATACGTATGGATTTTATTATTATTACGACTAGAACCAGCGCAATGAAAATTACAGCAATCAAACCGGGAGCCATATCTTTACCTCATCTGTCAAAGTTTTTTAACTAAAAACGAAGTCTTACTTTTATCAGTCCATGAAACAATCCTGACCTTATCACCAATGCTAAACTCGTGACCATTTTCCGAAACAGCCTTCCAGAATGACCCCCGATACCTTATCTGACCATAACCGTCCGATGTAAAGTCCTTGCAAACTTCTGCAAGCGCACCTTCAGGAGAGCTATCGTACCCGTCATCGACAATATCAGTGACTTGGCCCTGAAACCAGCCCATTAATGTTTTGCGCAGGACCAGCAATGAACCAGCCGAGACCAGACAAAAAACAATAATCTGCAAAACCAGTGCATCACGAAGAAAATACGCGGTTGCCGCTGATAAGAGACAACCGAGGCTGAAGAAAATCAAAATCATTCCCGGAACAGCAAGCTCAAGCAAAGCCAGAACAAGCCCAGCACCAAGCCAAATTAACCAAAGTGGAAGTCCCTCCACACTCAACTCCTTAGATTCAAATATATTTTGACGTTCAATCAACACGAATTCATAATATACCAATTATCACAAGATAAACACTTCATTCAATAGAAATCAATTATTTGTATCATTGCGCTCTTTCCAAAAAAGAAAAGAACTGATCAATATTCACAAAAACTCCGTTGATTTTCGCAAATCAAATTTAAGCAAACTTTGGAATAGAGTTTGCTTCATGTACTTTACTATTGCCATTTGGTTGACATGAAATTTGTTATGCGTGTTAAATATCTGGCAACAGGAAGTGGACAACAAAAAAGGTACATCACATGAAAAACGTAATCTGGATTGTAATCGACTCTCTAAGATCGGATATGCTGGCTTCCTGCCTTTCCGATACAGCCGAATATAATGAAATTGACGAAGTTATTGAACAGGGTGCTCTGTTCACCGATGTCATGACCAGCGGAGGCTCAACACGCATATCAGCCCCATCCTATTTTTCAGGTTTACGCCCCGGACTGACCGGAATGATCACCCATGAAGTGCAATCCATCCGCAATCTTAAAGATGATGTGCTGACTGTTACCGAATACTTCAAACACCACGGCTACCAAACCTTCCGCTGGGCCGACAGCAACCTAGACTCCTGCCAGCCCAAACACGGTTTTGACGTATTTGAAGCCGGTTATCCGACTCTCATGCATACTCCAAATCGGGATTACGACAATAAAAAACGGGACAACTTCATCAAAAGGGTCCGCCAGAGCAAGAAACCTTTTTTTGCTAATTTCCATCTTTATCATATCCATGACTTCGGCGGGACCAAGAAAGACCGCTGGACTACGGATGAATACCTGAAGGTCGTTGCCAAGCAGGCCATTGACTTCAAAGCTCTTTGGGACAAACTCGCTCCCGGCCCGGACGACATTGTTGTTATTACTTCAGACCATGGCTGCATTCTCAATGAAAACTACATTGAATATGATAAAAATATGCCCTGGGGATTTGCCAATAACAAGACCCGTGTCTTTGCCTCCTTCCTCGGAGAAGGAATTGCTCCAAGCAAAAAACATGAACTGATCAGGGCAATGGATATAGCCCCTACCCTTCTCGACCTTGCTCTCGGTGAAGACATGAAAGCGCAAGGCATCAGCCTGAAGCCGGCCCTTCTAGGCGAGCCCACCCCTGAATTGATCGGGATTTCTGAACGCAGTGTAGGGTTGGAAGTAAAAAGTATCCCTGATTATGCATGCGTAAGAAAGGAACATTGGTCCTTATACTTTCACCATGGCGCCCCCATGGCCCTATACGATAATTCAGAAGGAACAAACGTAACCGATCACTTGGGCAAGGGCTTAAATATCGAGGAGGAACTGCATCAATTTTACAGGGAACTGGCTCTCGAAGGCCCGCAGACTGCGACTGAATTTTATGAGCAGGCAGCTCTATCCATTGATGAGATAAGAAGCGAGATTGAAGTTAGTATCCTGCTGCCTGTCTACAGGTGGAATGATGAGACCAGGTTGTGCATTGAAGCCTTGCTTGATCAGATTTTGCACACTGAGCTGATCCTCCTCGATACGGATGAAAGTGGCGAAATTGAAGCAAACATAAAAGAAAAATACAAAGACCGCCTTTACCTGCGCCATGTGGATGCCAATCAATTAGACCTCCATAAGATGCTGAATAAAGGACTTGAAATAGCATCAGGTCCGTTCACGGTTACAGCCACACCGGACTGCCAGTACACGGAAAATTTCTGCTACAGCCTGCGAGACATTTTTCTTACCAAAAAAGATACCGTACTCAGCTATCCGAATCTGAAAAGACTCATCAGCGACAACCGGGAAATGGAATACATCGGCAGCGATGATTGCTTTGACGAAATTATGTTTTCCCGCCTTGGTTCCGGCTTTGAACACAAGGCAAGTACCGCAGCATATTCCCTGCCTCATTTCAACGAGATCGGTGCCTGCGCCATGTTTGAAACGGACACCCTGCGCAATGCCGGGGGATTTGCACAAAGCGTAACAGACGTTATGGGTAAGACTTGGCATAAGCTGAACAAACACGGCAGAATTAGGCACGTAAACAAAGGATTGGTTATTTCCAAAGATAAAACCATCCTCAGACCGACCATGCCCCAGCCTGAGAGAAGTCACGACTTCAAGATCAGTATTCTGGTTCCCATGAAAGAAGCTGCTGAGCTCAAAATGCTGCCCATATTTCTGGGTATGCTCTCCAAACAGACCGAGAAATCAATTGAACTGCTGCTACTTAACCAAACTGAAGAAACTGATTTCATCACTGCTCTGGCTGCAAATTTTCCAGACCTCAAGATCCGGGAAATCAATCGGTCAAACGAATTTCATGAACTGCTTAACAGCGGCCTTTTCGCAGCCCGTGGAGAGCATATATTCTGGGCGGACATTTCAGATAAACTTCTGCCGCACTGCCTTTCAACTTTACTGGAACAAATTGAGGGCAAAGACGAGATTACGGCGGTTAAATGCGGACACATACTGCACGGGAAAGACAATGCCGCCCAAACCGTACAGGCCATGGGGCAGGTCCGGGAAATGTTTTGCCAGATTTGCGACCTTAGAGGGCTGCTCTATAAACGCAGAATGCATAATGATGTGGGAATTTTCAGATCACCCAATGAGAATGAGCAAGGCTGGGATATGTGCGTGCGGCTGGCCCTTGTCGAGCCTTTTACAATCATTGAAGAACCGCTGATAATTGCTGGCAGAACCTATCAATTCAGCATGCAGCCGACTATGGAATCATATCACCGGATACTACGCAGCTCCATCAACTCCATGGGTAACGCGGTCGATCTGGTCAGGCTGTACGAAGATGACTTCCGCAGACATAAAGCTGACCGGGCCCGCTACATCCTTGAGGATGAAATGATGGTCACCCTCAAACTGATCAATCAGAGCGGCATCAGTTCCGGAGCACTTCTGAGGGTGCCGAAGACCCATCTTATGAAATAAAAAACCTAATATCTTTACAAAAATTGAAAATCCCGGATCAGCTTTGATACTGATCCGGGATTCTTACATTTAAACCAAAGCTTACACTTCGATTAATTTCAAATCATTTAACACAAGATGTATCATAATACTCTGTAGAAGTGCTGGCTCGATAATTAAATTGGGCTGAATAACCTATGTTATATTTAGAAATATTAAATTTATTACTGCATAGCTGCCGCGCTTCGGATGCAGGTACACAAAACTTTTTCCCTTGAGATTCTTCATAGCGAGCCAGTATGGCAACATTCCCAAGATACTTTCCCTTTCCAGAAGAACAGTCGTAACACTTTACTGTAACAGCACCTACTTCCTGACAGGTCACCGGACTTTTTTCCTTTGACGCAAAGGTAGTTGAGACCAGTCCGCACAAAAGTAAGGTAAACAGCATCACTATTAGTATCTTTTTTTGCGACTTCATTGAGCCCTCCTAGTTATTATACATATCACAGCTCAATCAATAGCAAGACTAATTAAATATTTCAATGTTAAAAATAACTCCGCAAGACCACCCTGCTCAGCCTCCAGAGAACAACCAACACGGTAAACCAGATCCAAAGTTTTCCCCATTTTGCGTAAACAGTCCTCACTTCAGGAGAAAACACTTCCGCACTGATCACTACAGAGCTATTCTGTTCCGTCAGAGTAGCATAATCAAGTTCTCCGCTGGCCCGGACAAAAACGCCACTGCCGGAGTTGCTACAGCGCACCAAAGGACGCCGGAACTCAATTGTGCGAAAAATCCCCATGCCCAGATGCTTCATTTCCGCATCTCTTGAAGCAAACCAGCCATCGTTGGAAACTTCCACCAACAGATCCGCTCCCAAAGCAACTCCCTGCCGCACTAGTCCGGAAAAACCTGTTTCAAAACAGATCAGGGGCTGCACTTCAAGCCCTTGTACGGAGATTAACCTCGGCCCATCCCCTTGGGTTACTTCAATCCCCTGCCACAACATTCCCTGCACGAATGAAAAATCACGCAAGGGTGTTGCTTCACTAAAAGGCACAAGCCGAACCTTCCGGTAAACCGGAATTACACCTTTTCCGGGCCGAAAAACAAATACTGAATTGTACTTGGCAAGAATCTCCTGTGACGTAACTTGACGCTGCTTGTCATCTTCCAATAAATTTTGTTTGGATTCCGAGGCATAGCGGTATTCGTCACTTGGAATAAGTGCTGGAATTCCCAAATTTTGTAGTTCTGAATTCAGCCCGCTTGCAGCAAATTCATTGCCCGCACAATTAAGCCGGGGTAATTCAGGAAAAACAATCAGGTCGCCCCCTTTTACAATATCCATATACTCAGTCAAAGTTCGCGCGCACATCTCTTCATCAGTAGCAAAAGCTGAAATTGGAGCATCATCTGTCCCCCAGCGGACCGGAACATTGGGCTGGACTGAAGCAACTTTCAAAGTCCGATTGACTGGAATTTCAGCATTCACCCCATACTCGTTAAGCTTCAATTCGCCATACGCAAGCACACCACCAAGCAACACAGTGAAAGTAACAGCCCAGAAAAATGCCCTTCGAACATTTCCTAGACGGAGCGCGACAAAGACTTCAGCCAGTAGCCAATTGAGCAGCACCCAAAAGAAAAAAACCAGATATTCTCCACCAAAATCTGCGACCTGAATAAACTCAGGCCAGAGCGCGACAGAAAGAACACAGGAGGCAGGACACAGCACAGGGCGCAAAAAAACAAGTAATGTAAACAGGCTGGCACAAAAAAAAGGCCCAGCCACATATCCTCGTCTGTTCAGCCATCCGCAAATGCAACCAAAAACGGCAAAGGGCAAAGCCTGATAGCCCCAAAACAGGGCTGAAGCTCCAAATCCCTCCACAGGGGATAAATGAAGCATAGAGTCCATGGAATTCAGCAACCACCATGTCCCTGTCCCCCAGAAAATCGCCCCAAAAAGCAGGCCAGCCAGAAAACCGGAAACGCCCCCTGCCCCTCGCAAAACGAGAGCCAAAGGGACAAACGCCACCAATGTTAACCATTGATACTGCTCAAAAGGTAAAAAGAACCCCAGCAGGAAAGCTGCAACAGGCGACAGCATTAATGCCAACCACCAGCCGGGGTGTTTTATGAACCCAAATGATAAATTATTTTCAATCACTTATTGTTGCGCCTGATTATTTAAATTCAACTAGAGAAAAAAATACGTTCACACTGGCAAATCCCTTATAATTGTTGAGTTACCTTATATCCCGAGGGTATGTCTATGGAGCGTGCTGGAAAGCTCTACTTACAAAAAATCCCGGATCAGAGCTAAAGCTGAACCGGGATTAATTGCGCTACGTATAAGCAAAGTAAAATCTAACGCGGAATTTCCTTTCCATCTTTATGGACAGGATATTCATACCCGCCCTTCAGGAAATCTACTTTTGTTTTCAGAAGTTCTTTATAAAGGTCCGGCCTGCGGTCTTTCAGGTAGTAATACTCCTGCTCAGGATGGGTTGCACCATAGTATTCAGGGATTATGTCGGCAATGAGCATGGTATCCTGCTGGTGCCCGGCCTTGACGATCACATCACCGTGGGGACCGATAATTATGCTGTTACCGCGATAGTGCCATTCCCCGGTTTCACGCTTTTCATATCCAGCCCGGTTGCTGTAGGCATAAAAGACATTATTAGCATAAGCGAATGCTGGCAAAAGCAGGGTTGAAATATCAGGATAAGGAACATCACTACGCTTGCCGCTTGGCATGGTGTAGTAGCAGTCTGCGGCGGTAGGCCCTACAATCAATTTTGCACCCTGCAAAGCAAGGGAACGCACCAGTTCGGGAAATTCATTTTCATAACAATTGAGAACACCCACCGGAAATCCGAAAACCTTGAACATTTTGGGCGGAGTATCGCCGAATGCCCAGTTTGCCCGCTCCTGCCCGGCATACAGCTGGACCTTGCGATAGCTGTCCAAAAGTTCGCCATGTTCGTTGATGATGGCAATGGAATCGAAATACTGCATGCCCGCTTTGGTCTTCGCCTTTTCAGCATAGGGAACGATCAGAGCCATGTTCAATCTTTTGGCAACAGCGCGGGCACGGCTAATGCTGGGACCATCCTTAAATTCAGCTACTTTCTTAGCCTGCTCCGGGCTTAAGGAGTATCCGGTCACATAAAGCTCAGGAAAAGAGAGCAACTGCACGCCGCGTTTCTTCGCCAGTCCGGCAACCTTTTCCAGTCGGTCCATATTCTTGACAGATGCACCGGGACCAC
This genomic window contains:
- the lnt gene encoding apolipoprotein N-acyltransferase produces the protein MLSPVAAFLLGFFLPFEQYQWLTLVAFVPLALVLRGAGGVSGFLAGLLFGAIFWGTGTWWLLNSMDSMLHLSPVEGFGASALFWGYQALPFAVFGCICGWLNRRGYVAGPFFCASLFTLLVFLRPVLCPASCVLSVALWPEFIQVADFGGEYLVFFFWVLLNWLLAEVFVALRLGNVRRAFFWAVTFTVLLGGVLAYGELKLNEYGVNAEIPVNRTLKVASVQPNVPVRWGTDDAPISAFATDEEMCARTLTEYMDIVKGGDLIVFPELPRLNCAGNEFAASGLNSELQNLGIPALIPSDEYRYASESKQNLLEDDKQRQVTSQEILAKYNSVFVFRPGKGVIPVYRKVRLVPFSEATPLRDFSFVQGMLWQGIEVTQGDGPRLISVQGLEVQPLICFETGFSGLVRQGVALGADLLVEVSNDGWFASRDAEMKHLGMGIFRTIEFRRPLVRCSNSGSGVFVRASGELDYATLTEQNSSVVISAEVFSPEVRTVYAKWGKLWIWFTVLVVLWRLSRVVLRSYF
- a CDS encoding paraslipin, translating into MAPGLIAVIFIALVLVVIIIKSIRIVPQKTEAIVERLGKYRVTLGAGFHVLFPFIDRVAYEFSLKEEALDTLPQTCITSDNVSVVVDGLIFIEVQDSKAAAYGIDNYRFAASQLAQTALRSCVGKLALDKTFEERDSINAQVVEAIDAAATSWGIKVLRYEIKDITPPESVKAAMETQMIAERKKRADIARSEGEKQATINKAEAAKLDEVLKSEGERERLMNEARGKAEAITTVADATAKALHTVGATLNTSGGADAASLRVAERYVEAFEGLARESTTLILPAEAGNVASMVSTAMSVYGKVKGKSGSVK
- a CDS encoding glycosyltransferase; amino-acid sequence: MKNVIWIVIDSLRSDMLASCLSDTAEYNEIDEVIEQGALFTDVMTSGGSTRISAPSYFSGLRPGLTGMITHEVQSIRNLKDDVLTVTEYFKHHGYQTFRWADSNLDSCQPKHGFDVFEAGYPTLMHTPNRDYDNKKRDNFIKRVRQSKKPFFANFHLYHIHDFGGTKKDRWTTDEYLKVVAKQAIDFKALWDKLAPGPDDIVVITSDHGCILNENYIEYDKNMPWGFANNKTRVFASFLGEGIAPSKKHELIRAMDIAPTLLDLALGEDMKAQGISLKPALLGEPTPELIGISERSVGLEVKSIPDYACVRKEHWSLYFHHGAPMALYDNSEGTNVTDHLGKGLNIEEELHQFYRELALEGPQTATEFYEQAALSIDEIRSEIEVSILLPVYRWNDETRLCIEALLDQILHTELILLDTDESGEIEANIKEKYKDRLYLRHVDANQLDLHKMLNKGLEIASGPFTVTATPDCQYTENFCYSLRDIFLTKKDTVLSYPNLKRLISDNREMEYIGSDDCFDEIMFSRLGSGFEHKASTAAYSLPHFNEIGACAMFETDTLRNAGGFAQSVTDVMGKTWHKLNKHGRIRHVNKGLVISKDKTILRPTMPQPERSHDFKISILVPMKEAAELKMLPIFLGMLSKQTEKSIELLLLNQTEETDFITALAANFPDLKIREINRSNEFHELLNSGLFAARGEHIFWADISDKLLPHCLSTLLEQIEGKDEITAVKCGHILHGKDNAAQTVQAMGQVREMFCQICDLRGLLYKRRMHNDVGIFRSPNENEQGWDMCVRLALVEPFTIIEEPLIIAGRTYQFSMQPTMESYHRILRSSINSMGNAVDLVRLYEDDFRRHKADRARYILEDEMMVTLKLINQSGISSGALLRVPKTHLMK
- a CDS encoding nitrilase codes for the protein MGDDMKKIFCFSLFFFFFLASSLLAGPPCPDCCSPEYGNTVMDSYRKLMFKDSVYGELPEAGKGIRLGVYQAQADCGPGASVKNMDRLEKVAGLAKKRGVQLLSFPELYVTGYSLSPEQAKKVAEFKDGPSISRARAVAKRLNMALIVPYAEKAKTKAGMQYFDSIAIINEHGELLDSYRKVQLYAGQERANWAFGDTPPKMFKVFGFPVGVLNCYENEFPELVRSLALQGAKLIVGPTAADCYYTMPSGKRSDVPYPDISTLLLPAFAYANNVFYAYSNRAGYEKRETGEWHYRGNSIIIGPHGDVIVKAGHQQDTMLIADIIPEYYGATHPEQEYYYLKDRRPDLYKELLKTKVDFLKGGYEYPVHKDGKEIPR